One window of Legionella pneumophila subsp. pneumophila str. Philadelphia 1 genomic DNA carries:
- the legA1 gene encoding Dot/Icm T4SS effector LegA1: MCNLTIHNIENYENDPQLRLIPWILWENLFQHFISANELSLMTLSYKEAIHIFLPGTKNMEQVRQLLCLYYAHYNRNAKQLWSDAHKKGIKSEVICFVAAITGCSSALDTLCLLLTSDEIVKVIQAENYQAFRLAAENGHLHVLNRLCELAPTEIMAMIQAENYHAFRLAAENGHLHVLNRLCELAPTEATAMIQAENYYAFRWAAVGRGHHNVINFLLDCPVMLAYAEIHEFEYGEKYVNPFIARHVNRLKEMHDAFKLSNPDGVFDLVTKSECLQGFYMLRNLIRRNDEVLLDDIRFLLSIPGIKALAPTATIPGDANELLRLALRLGNQGACALLLSIPSVLALTKANNYYINETGGRLDLRAVA; this comes from the coding sequence ATGTGTAATCTAACTATTCATAATATAGAAAACTATGAGAACGATCCGCAGTTACGATTAATACCCTGGATTCTATGGGAAAATTTATTTCAGCATTTTATCAGTGCCAATGAATTATCTCTTATGACTTTATCATATAAAGAAGCAATCCATATCTTTTTGCCAGGAACAAAAAATATGGAACAGGTGAGGCAATTGTTGTGTTTATACTATGCCCATTATAACAGGAATGCCAAACAACTCTGGAGTGATGCTCACAAGAAAGGAATAAAAAGCGAGGTTATTTGTTTTGTTGCTGCAATAACCGGTTGTTCAAGTGCCTTAGATACATTATGTCTTCTTTTAACATCTGATGAGATCGTGAAAGTGATCCAGGCAGAAAATTACCAAGCTTTTCGTCTGGCCGCAGAGAATGGACACCTCCATGTGCTAAATCGTTTATGTGAATTGGCGCCAACTGAAATCATGGCGATGATCCAGGCAGAAAATTACCATGCATTTCGTCTGGCTGCAGAAAATGGACACTTGCATGTGCTAAATCGTTTATGTGAATTGGCACCAACTGAAGCTACAGCAATGATTCAGGCAGAAAATTATTATGCTTTTCGCTGGGCAGCAGTTGGAAGAGGCCATCATAATGTCATTAATTTTTTGCTCGACTGTCCGGTTATGCTCGCTTACGCAGAAATACACGAATTTGAATATGGAGAGAAGTACGTCAATCCGTTTATTGCGAGGCATGTGAACAGGTTAAAAGAAATGCATGATGCCTTTAAGCTAAGTAACCCGGATGGTGTCTTTGATTTAGTCACAAAGTCGGAATGCCTGCAAGGTTTTTATATGTTACGCAATTTAATCCGTCGTAATGATGAAGTATTACTCGATGATATTCGTTTTTTGCTGAGCATCCCCGGTATAAAAGCCTTGGCTCCTACTGCAACCATTCCAGGAGATGCGAATGAGTTACTGCGTCTGGCTCTACGATTAGGTAATCAAGGGGCTTGCGCATTACTATTATCCATTCCATCTGTACTAGCATTGACTAAGGCAAACAATTATTACATTAATGAAACAGGGGGACGACTCGACTTGCGTGCAGTAGCCTAA
- a CDS encoding Lpg2420 family Dot/Icm T4SS effector N-acetyltransferase, with amino-acid sequence MKKDITLFTSARPELKFFRLSECKEHLDTAAMWAKNAWGYMHLDDEQFHYKQLQELCEHVYIAMYDGLPVGMLAVIEKTLSLEENREESSEKIVEEPSTPEITEMKNAYLDYVYIDERARSIGLAGIIIEKAKNLAREMNAEVMSLETLNSTLNGFYKRKGGRVICEGRYNDSYPTEVMRLRF; translated from the coding sequence TTGAAAAAAGACATCACTTTATTCACATCAGCAAGACCAGAACTAAAATTTTTCAGATTATCCGAGTGCAAGGAACATCTGGATACTGCAGCCATGTGGGCAAAGAATGCCTGGGGATACATGCATCTGGATGATGAACAATTTCATTACAAACAACTGCAGGAATTGTGTGAACATGTTTATATCGCGATGTATGACGGACTACCGGTTGGAATGCTCGCTGTCATTGAAAAAACACTCTCTCTTGAAGAAAACAGAGAGGAATCCTCCGAAAAAATTGTGGAAGAACCCTCAACCCCAGAAATCACTGAAATGAAAAATGCTTATTTGGACTATGTGTACATTGATGAACGCGCCCGAAGCATAGGGCTAGCTGGAATAATTATTGAAAAAGCAAAAAACCTTGCAAGAGAAATGAATGCTGAAGTAATGTCTCTTGAAACACTGAATTCCACCCTCAATGGATTCTATAAAAGAAAAGGCGGACGAGTCATTTGTGAAGGCAGATATAACGATAGTTATCCTACAGAAGTGATGAGATTAAGGTTTTAA
- a CDS encoding serine hydrolase, protein MKSKSINLCFFLFILYFGSPILLAQPSRVDNIINELVQPIIETHRTPGLAIAIYYNGKDYYYNFGFADRKSKKPVTKNTIFELASITKIFISTLVALEVQKGKLNVTDYAVQYTPELSKTNGLPIDRVQIVHLATHTASFPKQMEQFGVNKGNIKAFFARLKTWRPPVKIGTQYKYSNIGFGYLGYVLENASNETLPNLLKSNITKPLGMSHTFFNVPENLANYEAQGYRPKNKPAPYYRPANFLGGGALRSSAADMLVFLKANLGVQPGTASPELLSAMQYAQQPFFEVNPNFVMGLGWQRVKRGRHIVITKNGANQGFSTFIGFSPAKKLGVVVLINQARGKATWLGNQILNSLLRL, encoded by the coding sequence ATGAAATCAAAATCCATTAATTTATGCTTTTTTTTATTCATTCTATACTTTGGCAGTCCAATTCTTTTGGCACAACCGTCCAGGGTGGATAATATAATTAATGAACTGGTTCAACCAATTATTGAGACACATCGGACTCCTGGCTTAGCCATTGCCATTTATTATAATGGAAAGGATTATTATTATAATTTTGGATTTGCTGACCGGAAAAGTAAGAAACCCGTCACTAAAAATACTATTTTTGAATTGGCATCGATTACCAAAATATTCATTAGCACTCTTGTAGCCCTGGAAGTTCAGAAAGGAAAATTGAATGTAACAGATTATGCCGTTCAATATACACCTGAACTTTCAAAAACCAATGGACTACCAATTGACAGGGTTCAAATTGTGCATCTGGCGACCCACACAGCAAGCTTTCCCAAACAAATGGAGCAATTTGGTGTTAATAAAGGCAATATAAAGGCTTTCTTTGCCCGTCTTAAAACATGGCGTCCTCCAGTAAAAATAGGAACTCAATATAAATATTCCAATATTGGTTTTGGGTATTTGGGATACGTATTGGAAAACGCCTCAAACGAAACTTTACCTAATCTGTTAAAATCGAATATTACCAAGCCATTGGGAATGTCGCATACTTTTTTTAATGTACCAGAAAACCTCGCTAACTATGAAGCTCAAGGTTATCGACCTAAAAATAAGCCAGCACCTTATTATAGACCTGCCAATTTTCTAGGCGGAGGTGCTTTGCGCTCTTCTGCAGCTGACATGCTGGTATTTTTAAAAGCAAATTTAGGAGTTCAACCTGGCACCGCATCACCAGAATTACTTTCTGCGATGCAGTATGCCCAACAACCATTTTTTGAAGTCAACCCAAATTTTGTTATGGGATTAGGTTGGCAAAGAGTGAAAAGAGGGAGGCACATTGTGATCACTAAAAATGGAGCAAATCAGGGATTTAGCACCTTTATTGGTTTTTCTCCTGCGAAAAAACTGGGAGTCGTCGTATTAATCAATCAGGCAAGGGGCAAGGCAACCTGGCTGGGAAACCAAATTCTTAATAGTTTGCTTAGGTTATAG
- the mavH gene encoding Dot/Icm T4SS effector MavH yields MDMREKYTGRSEPIINKPSDIPKGLVAKRKAELLLAKLEEAIKSQESLNRESESHAKEDNSESLKPRLTHPTSERPKINHRPPSSFSYTNSESTLFISPKEEKLEREEPSLSISSDKKKVVAKSSTSIWTELIAALSRAVDNYSHKRMEGTTPSEAYGWFSWLRHGKAGEDKAGELASEARGTSTVDSLLTLLHHFFADSNTRYNNHSLAPYVMDELNKLLIQYALKPFILSLGTQYDLNSWVHIKNQLSQLAGKEVSQERQSLVAPM; encoded by the coding sequence GTGGATATGAGAGAAAAATATACCGGTCGATCAGAGCCTATTATCAATAAACCTTCTGATATTCCTAAGGGATTGGTTGCAAAAAGAAAAGCAGAATTGCTCTTGGCAAAATTAGAAGAAGCTATAAAATCGCAAGAATCCTTAAATAGAGAATCAGAGAGTCATGCGAAAGAGGACAATTCCGAGTCACTCAAACCCAGATTGACTCATCCAACGAGCGAACGTCCAAAAATCAACCATAGACCCCCTTCTTCATTTAGTTATACCAACTCAGAGAGTACTTTGTTTATTTCTCCCAAAGAAGAAAAGCTCGAGAGGGAAGAGCCTTCTTTATCCATTTCAAGCGATAAAAAAAAAGTAGTTGCTAAATCTTCTACATCAATTTGGACGGAACTGATTGCTGCCTTATCAAGAGCGGTTGACAACTATAGTCATAAAAGAATGGAAGGAACTACTCCCAGTGAAGCTTATGGCTGGTTTAGCTGGTTGCGTCATGGCAAGGCAGGAGAAGATAAAGCAGGAGAGCTTGCTAGTGAAGCACGGGGAACCAGTACGGTTGATTCTTTGTTGACCTTGCTTCATCATTTCTTCGCGGACTCCAATACCAGATATAACAATCATTCATTGGCCCCTTATGTAATGGACGAGCTCAATAAATTATTGATTCAGTATGCTCTTAAACCGTTCATACTCAGTTTAGGAACCCAATATGATCTTAATAGCTGGGTGCATATCAAAAATCAATTAAGTCAACTGGCAGGTAAGGAAGTGAGTCAAGAAAGGCAATCTCTTGTTGCGCCTATGTGA
- a CDS encoding outer membrane protein has translation MNKKLSLIALCISSLSLHAGTMGEVVSPAYPWFASIGTGYSWTEKPGIVNPNPLFWDFSLQGYDSDLGDRGFYTFAVGKQIHQYIDISLSYLDHEVFNYQKFQTSLPGTSGTPGFTGRSRTRYFELDNKALLVNGYLHPAQAWTSLASIALTPFIDGGIGYARNEVRNFYTVGTTTVVGVAIGSTSSIGEPVNKNSFAWQASAGVNFHPTGSHLSIDAGYRYYDGGQFNGPSVVYTNSDGFQTGTPWSGRLKANQVFVDFKYTV, from the coding sequence GTGAATAAAAAGTTGAGTCTAATTGCTTTATGTATTTCTTCGCTTTCTTTGCATGCGGGAACAATGGGAGAAGTTGTTTCACCTGCCTATCCATGGTTTGCTTCTATAGGCACTGGCTATTCCTGGACTGAAAAGCCAGGGATTGTTAATCCTAATCCTCTTTTTTGGGATTTTTCATTACAAGGTTATGATTCTGATCTGGGGGATAGGGGATTTTATACCTTTGCTGTTGGGAAACAAATTCATCAGTACATTGATATTAGCCTAAGTTATCTTGACCATGAGGTTTTTAACTATCAAAAATTCCAAACGTCACTACCTGGCACCTCTGGTACCCCTGGTTTTACAGGAAGGTCAAGAACTCGCTATTTTGAACTTGATAATAAAGCATTATTAGTAAATGGCTACTTACATCCAGCCCAGGCGTGGACTAGTCTGGCGAGTATTGCTTTGACCCCATTCATAGATGGCGGTATCGGTTATGCGCGTAATGAAGTACGCAATTTTTATACCGTAGGGACAACAACTGTGGTTGGTGTTGCCATTGGTTCCACTTCAAGTATTGGTGAGCCAGTTAACAAAAACAGTTTTGCGTGGCAAGCGTCTGCCGGGGTGAATTTTCATCCAACAGGAAGCCATCTGAGTATCGATGCGGGTTATCGTTATTATGACGGCGGTCAATTTAATGGACCATCAGTTGTCTATACCAACAGCGATGGTTTTCAGACAGGAACACCCTGGTCGGGTCGTTTGAAGGCAAACCAGGTTTTTGTCGACTTTAAGTATACAGTGTAA
- the mavG gene encoding Dot/Icm T4SS effector MavG codes for MKEIIELLATLDELQKPYIHRVKTRLSELLNLDEKENELMRIEQSTSRSWEEGATTDLRIGPIKSKKRIEEIRAVLITLSGAKAVKYEEGHNLENNAVEFIVTGCDVEQLEGFTPPNQEEMQNTIPVMTFIRMSVAGNREYVRGISFNSEKLDGENYLGSFKEGELNTSTQEWFSVLELLDLLNSESELNLIQIQNDLKSLLGVKFEVYFHSSSEEFPIDLRTGSLDLNEAGAQQLLRAMDSLVLLGCLKTESKELEDGQKVCVIKQVNPQELHKFSLKKEKNTNANSEMLSNIIELLKQSFPNNQVIRDLVVFDGREGRSMSRPYLHIRTQVYHQEATSDYKSAMIILKKLQDKTSKKISFDFRNEMVEMKDESRPVYMSSIENTIKSSQFIIDVAVGLTTQQLPELQDICAEINQSRLKHRHRHNLFKPQIEEQKINEQNQSLFLG; via the coding sequence ATGAAAGAAATTATCGAGTTATTAGCTACCTTGGATGAATTGCAAAAGCCTTATATTCATCGTGTCAAAACTAGGTTAAGCGAGCTTTTAAATCTGGATGAAAAAGAAAACGAGCTAATGCGAATTGAGCAATCGACAAGCCGGTCCTGGGAAGAAGGTGCTACAACCGATTTAAGGATAGGCCCTATAAAATCAAAAAAAAGAATAGAGGAAATAAGAGCTGTACTCATCACATTGTCTGGCGCCAAAGCAGTCAAATATGAGGAGGGGCACAACTTAGAGAATAATGCTGTGGAGTTTATTGTTACGGGATGTGATGTTGAGCAACTGGAAGGGTTTACCCCACCGAATCAGGAAGAAATGCAAAATACTATTCCTGTTATGACGTTTATTCGTATGTCAGTTGCAGGGAATAGGGAGTATGTGCGAGGGATTTCATTCAATTCTGAAAAACTCGATGGAGAGAATTACCTTGGTTCGTTTAAAGAAGGCGAACTAAACACGTCGACACAAGAATGGTTTTCCGTTCTTGAATTATTGGATTTATTAAATAGTGAGTCAGAACTTAATCTTATTCAAATACAGAACGACTTAAAATCTCTTTTGGGGGTGAAGTTTGAAGTTTATTTTCATTCATCCAGTGAAGAATTCCCCATTGATTTGCGTACAGGAAGCTTGGATCTCAACGAGGCAGGCGCTCAACAACTACTGAGAGCGATGGATAGCCTCGTTTTGCTTGGTTGTTTAAAAACAGAAAGCAAAGAACTTGAGGATGGCCAGAAAGTATGCGTTATCAAGCAGGTAAATCCTCAGGAACTTCATAAGTTTTCACTTAAAAAAGAAAAGAATACTAATGCAAACTCAGAAATGCTCTCCAATATTATTGAACTTTTAAAGCAATCTTTTCCAAATAATCAAGTAATCCGGGATCTGGTTGTCTTTGATGGCAGAGAGGGAAGGAGTATGTCACGACCCTATCTTCATATTAGAACCCAAGTCTATCACCAGGAAGCTACTAGTGACTATAAAAGTGCGATGATTATTCTCAAAAAACTTCAGGATAAAACATCAAAAAAAATCAGCTTTGATTTCAGAAATGAGATGGTTGAGATGAAAGATGAATCAAGACCTGTATACATGAGCAGTATTGAGAATACTATTAAATCATCTCAATTTATTATTGATGTTGCGGTTGGTTTAACAACGCAACAGCTGCCCGAATTGCAAGATATATGTGCTGAAATAAATCAATCCAGATTAAAACATCGTCATCGCCACAATCTCTTCAAACCGCAAATTGAGGAACAAAAAATTAATGAGCAAAATCAATCTTTATTTTTAGGTTAA
- a CDS encoding DUF1328 domain-containing protein, translated as MLYWALIFLIVAIVAGLFGFRGVASAATGIAKVLFFLFIVMFIVLLVFSLLGGTPEPVVIVKP; from the coding sequence ATGTTATATTGGGCCTTAATTTTTCTTATTGTTGCAATTGTCGCAGGTTTATTTGGATTTAGAGGGGTAGCATCAGCCGCAACAGGGATAGCTAAAGTTCTGTTCTTCCTCTTTATCGTAATGTTTATTGTGCTTTTGGTCTTTAGTCTTTTGGGTGGCACACCAGAGCCTGTTGTCATTGTAAAACCATAG
- a CDS encoding serine hydrolase domain-containing protein, with amino-acid sequence MKKTGYLLMFVLVACLCNQKIVAAIPLVELIAKPNPSQFVKTQSSVLLFYTLRNNTSVGFPLSYLFSSNNASLSNAGNTCGTFIGPNKTCQFTVQYQAPAISITEKLIVQVAYQGRAPVSDIVSINVDNNIACTLLNTASYQTPFCQEQYQKVLQFTPGVFNTTNQNVQEEQTLGGIFGLYRKTGGTEQICYISCGLRSLNGAPPNENTVFELASVTKTFTGSVLGKFIINGTIVSQFDEIRNYPHPAGLSFNINEETVSFQQLATFSGGVCFSNAPSVNQSSTDQAVNQMNFITDINALNPDPNSGNCSNGAPNVSPVYATPPFLPTHNFYSNSSVGLLGQSLIRIDGFANVLETDFNNWICKNVANPLDMIRTSACLPDEAHNGTCGAAAAYCAYTANWITAEYASGYHLFQNSYQLGNPFPFLPWAPAGGIRSNASDMIKFIRANLGFNTGVHNPEQAQLIQGMLMAHEPNIYFPGGTEPNIGNQSPIRGGQGYAWVCMPSPTNGDRICGKIGGHKNFRSFLGLNKSKNYGLIILFNTGALTTDGSLTPATTPPTISQIGTNLLENID; translated from the coding sequence ATGAAAAAGACCGGTTATTTATTAATGTTTGTATTAGTTGCATGCTTGTGTAATCAGAAAATAGTGGCAGCCATCCCCCTGGTTGAGTTGATTGCAAAGCCCAACCCCTCTCAATTTGTAAAAACTCAAAGTTCTGTCTTGTTATTTTATACTTTGCGCAATAATACAAGTGTTGGCTTTCCGCTTAGCTATTTATTTTCCAGCAATAACGCCAGCCTATCAAATGCTGGAAACACCTGTGGAACATTTATTGGTCCAAACAAAACATGTCAATTTACTGTACAATATCAAGCTCCAGCTATTAGTATCACAGAAAAATTAATAGTCCAAGTAGCTTATCAGGGACGGGCGCCAGTAAGTGATATTGTCTCTATCAATGTAGATAATAACATCGCCTGTACCTTACTCAATACGGCATCCTATCAAACTCCTTTCTGCCAAGAACAATACCAAAAAGTACTTCAATTTACTCCCGGTGTATTCAATACAACAAATCAAAATGTTCAGGAAGAACAAACTTTAGGAGGGATATTTGGCCTGTATCGGAAGACAGGAGGCACTGAACAGATCTGCTACATAAGTTGTGGATTAAGGTCTCTAAATGGTGCACCACCCAATGAAAACACAGTATTTGAATTAGCCTCCGTCACCAAAACTTTTACCGGGTCGGTATTAGGGAAATTTATTATCAATGGCACTATTGTTTCCCAATTTGATGAAATTCGGAATTATCCTCATCCCGCAGGTCTTAGCTTCAATATCAATGAAGAAACTGTGAGTTTTCAACAATTGGCTACTTTCTCCGGAGGAGTTTGTTTCTCCAATGCTCCCAGTGTCAATCAAAGCAGCACAGATCAAGCCGTCAACCAAATGAATTTCATAACAGACATCAATGCGCTAAATCCTGATCCGAATAGCGGCAATTGTAGTAATGGTGCACCCAATGTAAGTCCTGTATACGCCACTCCGCCATTTTTACCAACACATAATTTCTACTCAAACAGTAGCGTGGGTTTACTAGGACAAAGTCTTATCCGTATCGATGGTTTTGCTAATGTCCTTGAAACCGACTTCAATAATTGGATATGTAAGAATGTCGCCAATCCTCTGGATATGATAAGAACGAGTGCTTGTCTTCCTGATGAGGCTCACAATGGCACTTGTGGTGCAGCAGCTGCATACTGTGCTTATACTGCAAATTGGATAACAGCTGAATACGCTTCAGGATATCATCTATTTCAAAACAGTTATCAGTTGGGCAATCCTTTCCCATTTTTACCCTGGGCACCTGCTGGAGGAATTCGAAGTAATGCCTCTGATATGATTAAATTCATACGCGCTAATTTGGGCTTTAACACAGGGGTTCATAACCCCGAACAAGCCCAACTAATTCAAGGCATGTTGATGGCCCATGAACCAAATATTTACTTTCCAGGTGGCACAGAGCCTAATATAGGCAACCAGAGCCCCATACGTGGTGGCCAAGGCTATGCCTGGGTATGCATGCCTTCTCCGACTAATGGAGACAGGATCTGTGGAAAAATTGGCGGACATAAAAATTTTCGCAGCTTTCTTGGCTTAAATAAAAGTAAAAATTATGGTTTGATTATTTTATTTAATACAGGCGCTCTTACGACAGATGGAAGTCTAACTCCTGCGACAACACCACCGACTATAAGTCAGATTGGCACTAATTTATTAGAGAATATTGATTAA
- the lem25 gene encoding Dot/Icm T4SS effector Lem25: MSTSEKDVREQKVKTVTLSFLGTGQHREKVHHILTSFHNTISEVNKDNPTVAMRMFDGPGSEPKSGDSKDPIPGTYIYNPKDNSKILISPVISQTITNAIQKLTGNLAGEGIEHLLFEAVLYLNDIIEKNGGKLPETVNLHGFSRGADTCMRMANLLYQLYPDIKVNLFLIDQVPGPGKRDDPHSYTVPPNVEHFESTLMLHEYRPGFDPQHSGRYVIADPEKTKVVVKPYYGEHNTGNRVTEDPNTNHTAILLNDDMNRFCRETGSLPSVGISPPIIARVGDKKEEVRTHSELSPEKRFELLCGMKENEWGYAKLTKKYHERSILSKREDYVQDSRLFVNQEHRELFKQLYPKSFNWFFEKNHGGQTKKEEVIVELKSLSEDPRYEHFFSSLAKHFQINENNIAGTLPEPSGIDRDEKSSFGQPPVRDRLSYLQHSLTSIANYYHYHCDEKSSTNESVKNLLLERVKESRTKPDSEAIKHLEQTMDEVRQILESKNEKGFLWQQINHISPNARQYCEQVKAALREHLEHNQVLSDTQKEEIRKAMDRMDNIVNDSSKDSQQKYREIRREVIELNAKATTPEDDNQLTRSHFQKAYFELSGDTQKTLNLESLSQTLNQLSKAHYGETSMTDKITQRLDGYKNRNWFWNSVKEVLNFFNIPLPKLHSEVKEQIADKLKERLVDLKEKGMGNDVNAITRELGKAREDLIEHYKKTSKLEMGELDKIINKSMEELLVARKVTKDLVHEEVSQVKLN; the protein is encoded by the coding sequence ATGAGCACATCAGAGAAAGACGTTCGTGAACAAAAAGTAAAAACAGTCACATTAAGTTTTCTGGGTACAGGACAACATCGTGAAAAGGTTCATCATATTCTCACGAGTTTTCATAATACAATCTCGGAAGTAAATAAAGACAATCCTACAGTGGCAATGAGAATGTTTGATGGTCCTGGTTCAGAACCAAAATCAGGCGACAGCAAGGATCCTATTCCTGGGACTTATATTTATAACCCAAAAGATAATTCCAAGATATTAATTAGTCCTGTAATCTCCCAAACGATTACCAATGCCATACAAAAACTGACAGGAAATTTGGCGGGAGAAGGTATAGAGCATTTATTATTTGAGGCAGTACTTTACCTTAATGACATCATTGAAAAAAATGGAGGCAAACTGCCTGAAACAGTGAATTTGCATGGGTTTAGCCGAGGGGCTGATACTTGTATGCGCATGGCGAATCTTCTTTATCAATTATATCCCGACATCAAGGTCAATTTATTTCTTATTGATCAGGTTCCCGGACCTGGGAAACGGGATGATCCTCATTCTTATACTGTTCCTCCTAATGTAGAGCATTTTGAGTCGACATTGATGTTGCATGAATACAGGCCTGGATTTGACCCTCAACATTCTGGAAGGTATGTGATTGCAGATCCCGAAAAAACAAAAGTAGTTGTTAAACCGTATTATGGAGAACACAATACCGGTAATCGTGTTACCGAAGATCCCAACACAAATCACACCGCTATTTTATTAAATGATGATATGAATCGCTTTTGCAGGGAAACCGGCTCACTCCCTTCTGTTGGGATTTCTCCACCCATTATTGCCAGAGTAGGAGATAAAAAAGAGGAGGTTAGAACTCATTCAGAATTATCTCCAGAAAAACGCTTTGAGTTGTTATGTGGTATGAAGGAAAACGAATGGGGCTATGCCAAACTGACCAAAAAATATCATGAGCGCAGTATTCTGTCGAAGCGGGAAGATTACGTACAAGACTCCAGATTGTTTGTCAACCAGGAACACAGGGAATTGTTTAAACAATTGTATCCCAAATCATTTAATTGGTTTTTTGAAAAAAATCATGGTGGTCAAACAAAAAAGGAAGAAGTCATCGTTGAATTAAAATCATTATCCGAAGATCCAAGGTATGAGCATTTTTTTTCATCATTAGCGAAACACTTTCAAATTAATGAGAATAATATTGCAGGAACATTGCCAGAACCTTCAGGTATTGATAGGGATGAAAAAAGTAGCTTCGGACAACCCCCAGTCAGGGACAGGCTTTCTTATTTACAACATTCGCTGACCTCCATTGCGAATTATTATCACTATCATTGTGATGAGAAGAGCTCAACTAATGAATCGGTTAAAAATTTGCTGTTAGAACGTGTTAAAGAGTCAAGGACAAAACCGGATAGCGAAGCAATCAAACATTTGGAACAGACCATGGACGAGGTAAGACAGATACTCGAGTCCAAAAATGAAAAAGGTTTCCTCTGGCAACAGATTAATCATATTTCCCCCAATGCTCGACAATATTGTGAACAAGTGAAAGCAGCACTCCGGGAACACCTTGAGCATAATCAGGTACTATCAGATACTCAAAAAGAGGAAATTCGTAAGGCTATGGATAGAATGGATAATATAGTCAATGATAGTAGCAAAGACAGTCAACAGAAATATAGGGAAATAAGAAGAGAGGTGATTGAGTTAAATGCCAAAGCCACCACACCGGAAGATGATAATCAATTAACAAGAAGTCATTTCCAAAAAGCTTATTTTGAATTATCAGGGGATACACAAAAAACTCTGAATTTAGAATCTCTGTCTCAAACATTGAATCAACTATCGAAAGCTCATTATGGTGAAACCAGTATGACGGACAAAATTACTCAGCGATTGGATGGGTATAAAAATCGAAATTGGTTTTGGAATTCAGTCAAGGAAGTTTTGAATTTTTTCAATATTCCTCTTCCCAAACTGCATTCGGAGGTTAAAGAGCAAATTGCTGACAAGCTCAAAGAAAGACTTGTTGATCTCAAAGAAAAGGGCATGGGTAATGATGTGAATGCAATCACCAGAGAGCTTGGTAAAGCTCGCGAAGATTTAATTGAACATTATAAGAAAACTTCAAAACTGGAAATGGGAGAATTGGATAAGATTATCAATAAATCAATGGAAGAACTCCTTGTGGCACGCAAAGTCACCAAAGACTTGGTCCATGAGGAGGTTAGTCAGGTTAAATTGAACTAA
- a CDS encoding outer membrane protein produces the protein MYTCIRFGITSIVLLAICSVPSYGTPIFRDHSLTLSGLIGYTDFKDPVDQQLVISHYVTDLLTNSHKHTHPSVLISAKQQLNFEANKIHKIMLGPALYFQKLHYSGDVWELMLPEFYNYQYDYTSNNVNFLIEGDLYFNPISTWLISFVTAGLGYGVAYIHYDDYALPGIDPVSERHHFDSSIKGIYQLGAGLAVPVNPNWSINLRYAYIHMGKVHTSPNSLGPIELVLNNQNILIGINYSI, from the coding sequence GTGTATACATGCATTAGATTTGGAATAACCTCGATAGTTCTTCTTGCAATATGTTCGGTCCCTTCTTATGGCACACCAATATTTCGTGATCATAGCCTGACTCTATCAGGCCTTATTGGTTATACGGATTTCAAAGATCCTGTCGATCAACAGTTGGTAATCAGTCACTATGTCACTGATTTACTGACTAATTCTCATAAACATACTCACCCAAGCGTATTAATTTCTGCCAAGCAACAATTGAATTTTGAAGCCAATAAGATTCATAAAATCATGCTGGGTCCTGCATTGTATTTTCAAAAACTGCATTATTCTGGCGATGTGTGGGAATTAATGTTACCTGAGTTCTATAATTACCAATATGATTATACAAGTAATAATGTTAACTTTTTAATAGAAGGAGACCTATATTTTAATCCTATATCTACTTGGCTTATTTCTTTTGTCACTGCTGGTTTAGGATATGGGGTTGCTTATATTCACTATGACGATTATGCCCTTCCTGGTATTGATCCTGTAAGTGAGCGACATCACTTTGACTCTTCTATCAAAGGAATTTATCAATTGGGAGCAGGCCTTGCGGTACCAGTCAATCCTAATTGGTCAATTAACTTACGCTATGCCTATATTCATATGGGCAAAGTCCATACTTCTCCTAACTCCCTTGGGCCTATAGAACTTGTTTTAAACAATCAAAACATACTGATAGGAATTAATTACTCGATATAA